Proteins from a genomic interval of Candidatus Methanoperedens sp.:
- a CDS encoding carbonate dehydratase, translated as MLLRNPNGDIPQIDKTAYVCKSAMIIGNVIIGENVFVSSHTSIRADEPGSAIIIGNNCNIQDNVIVHALANTKVIIDDFTSLSHGCIVHGPVNIGMNCFIGFNSVVFDCSIGNMCFISHRALVKNVSISDRRIVEDGGVINEQADANKLGEITGEILEFNNNVIQTNIKLARNYSKKHLIDVHRDFDALQKINS; from the coding sequence ATGTTATTAAGAAATCCGAATGGAGATATACCGCAAATCGATAAGACAGCTTATGTCTGTAAATCAGCGATGATCATAGGGAATGTCATTATCGGGGAGAATGTATTTGTATCCTCTCATACCAGCATTCGTGCCGATGAGCCTGGTTCCGCAATAATAATTGGAAACAACTGCAATATTCAGGATAACGTGATAGTACATGCTCTGGCAAATACAAAAGTAATTATTGATGATTTTACCTCACTTTCCCATGGCTGTATTGTACATGGGCCGGTCAATATAGGTATGAACTGTTTTATTGGGTTTAATTCTGTTGTATTTGATTGCTCGATTGGGAACATGTGCTTTATTTCACATAGGGCCCTGGTAAAAAATGTAAGTATTTCTGACAGAAGGATTGTAGAGGATGGGGGAGTAATTAATGAACAGGCTGATGCGAATAAGCTTGGGGAAATTACAGGGGAAATTTTGGAATTTAATAATAATGTCATACAAACGAACATTAAGCTCGCCAGAAATTATTCCAAAAAGCACCTCATTGACGTGCATAGGGATTTCGATGCATTACAAAAGATTAATAGCTAA
- a CDS encoding TetR/AcrR family transcriptional regulator — MNRRDRKKLQVQKSIVDIALKLFIEKGIEKTTVAEIMEKADFGIGTFYNYFQSKEDILKYVLAQKIDEAKKLLEELNQSPVNPSQKITQILLLLGTIYEDNQQLFKLYSDQLLSSTQPLHGPEFKNILISVIQEGQENGEFKATIPVEIVIEMFMGLIQSAMASRSQIPFLENLKYKLVLFLEGLAEKK; from the coding sequence ATGAATCGCAGGGATAGGAAAAAACTACAGGTACAGAAATCTATAGTTGATATTGCACTGAAACTGTTTATAGAAAAGGGCATTGAGAAAACGACTGTCGCTGAAATCATGGAAAAGGCGGATTTTGGTATAGGTACTTTTTATAATTATTTTCAATCTAAAGAAGATATCCTTAAATATGTCTTGGCTCAGAAAATCGACGAGGCTAAAAAATTGCTTGAAGAACTGAACCAATCACCGGTTAACCCTTCACAAAAAATCACTCAAATTTTATTGCTCTTAGGGACGATTTATGAAGACAATCAACAATTATTCAAATTATATAGTGACCAATTACTATCATCAACTCAACCGTTACACGGCCCAGAGTTTAAAAACATTTTAATTAGCGTTATTCAGGAGGGACAGGAAAATGGAGAATTCAAAGCGACTATTCCAGTTGAAATAGTTATTGAGATGTTTATGGGACTGATCCAATCAGCTATGGCCAGCCGTTCGCAAATTCCTTTTCTGGAAAACCTCAAATATAAACTGGTTTTGTTTTTGGAGGGACTAGCGGAGAAAAAATAG
- a CDS encoding UbiD family decarboxylase yields MTFRGFIEQLRSEGKLTEIKKSLSPVYEVSAGAGKDPTLYTNVNGSKVIMNILSSRELLAEALGVEPDKIIEHLSSCPPDGEVKLVKDSPTREVIEKPDLYRLPILTHFEGDGAPYITAGVVVSEYGGLMNASIHRLRVIGKDRLAARLVEFRHTYNLHKKAAEKGEPLPIAIVIGIDPVTLFAISTRVPEGKEYNYAAALAGEPLEVIELENGIKVPHAEIVLEGYIHPTELVDEGPFVDISGTYDIVRKQPVIHITKILHRCDPIYHALIPAGSEHHILMGIPYEPLIFNEVKKAADVRNVIMTPGGCYYFHAAVQIHKTNDDEPKKAIDATFAAHKSLKHVVIVDDDINIFDPNDIEFAIATRVKGDEDIYIYPDVRGSTLDPRSENGIGTKVGIDATMDLSKKWKFERAKRPRIKKDK; encoded by the coding sequence ATGACTTTTCGTGGCTTCATTGAACAATTAAGATCAGAGGGCAAACTCACCGAGATAAAAAAATCCCTCTCACCGGTTTATGAGGTTTCTGCCGGTGCAGGAAAAGACCCCACACTTTATACTAATGTCAACGGGTCAAAGGTTATCATGAACATCCTGTCATCAAGGGAACTTCTGGCTGAAGCTCTGGGAGTAGAGCCTGATAAAATCATAGAACATCTTTCATCCTGCCCGCCTGATGGAGAGGTAAAGCTGGTAAAAGATTCACCAACAAGAGAAGTGATTGAAAAACCTGATCTGTACAGGCTCCCGATCCTTACGCATTTTGAAGGAGACGGCGCCCCGTATATCACTGCGGGTGTTGTCGTTTCTGAATATGGTGGTCTGATGAACGCTTCCATCCACAGGCTCAGAGTCATCGGGAAAGACCGGCTGGCTGCGCGGCTCGTTGAATTCAGGCACACTTATAATCTTCATAAAAAAGCTGCTGAAAAAGGAGAGCCGCTTCCGATAGCGATAGTTATCGGAATAGACCCGGTTACCCTGTTTGCCATCTCGACCCGCGTGCCAGAGGGAAAGGAGTACAATTATGCGGCGGCTCTTGCTGGCGAGCCGCTTGAGGTAATTGAGCTGGAAAACGGGATAAAGGTACCGCATGCTGAAATCGTACTTGAGGGATACATACATCCTACCGAACTTGTTGATGAAGGTCCGTTCGTGGATATAAGCGGCACTTATGATATTGTGAGAAAGCAGCCTGTGATCCATATTACTAAAATATTACACAGGTGCGACCCTATTTACCATGCACTGATCCCTGCAGGAAGTGAGCATCATATTTTGATGGGAATTCCTTATGAGCCCCTGATCTTTAATGAAGTCAAGAAAGCTGCGGACGTCAGGAATGTTATTATGACCCCTGGAGGATGCTATTATTTCCATGCCGCAGTGCAGATACATAAAACGAATGATGATGAACCCAAAAAAGCTATTGATGCCACATTTGCAGCGCACAAGAGCCTGAAACATGTAGTAATAGTAGATGATGATATCAATATTTTTGATCCGAACGATATCGAGTTTGCAATTGCCACGAGAGTAAAAGGTGATGAGGACATCTATATCTACCCGGATGTCAGGGGCAGCACGCTTGATCCGCGCTCTGAGAATGGGATTGGGACGAAAGTAGGGATTGATGCAACGATGGATTTGAGCAAGAAATGGAAATTTGAGAGGGCAAAGAGGCCCAGGATAAAGAAAGACAAATAA
- a CDS encoding 4Fe-4S binding protein, with amino-acid sequence MPKKLAITSSLQIWRRIVQASFILLSISIGLQFNTFYNQIVSGGPVTTPRPAGVEAFLPISALLGMKRLLLTGYWDMIHPAGLTFLVAVIIGAIFFRRAFCSWICPFGSLSHFLEWAHHRLVNLPLHWNIPRWLKITALGIKYILLILILWIMVFTMPLSSIEWFLFLPYNLAADANMLIFISHISIIVMIVIAGLIVFTIIVKNGWCRFLCPYGALLSVLGLLSPLRITRNDVSCQHCMCCNLSCGVGIQVEDKHIIHSPECTMCLSCVSACPTENTLVVRTLWGTRAGNWLIPLGIVGIIFVAYAIAIWTGHWNSVLTLDDFRNAYQMGVRHK; translated from the coding sequence ATGCCCAAAAAGCTTGCGATAACATCGTCCCTTCAAATTTGGCGCCGAATTGTACAGGCCAGTTTCATACTTCTCTCTATCAGTATCGGATTACAATTTAACACATTTTACAATCAAATTGTGTCAGGTGGTCCTGTAACTACTCCTCGGCCAGCAGGGGTTGAAGCATTTTTGCCAATATCGGCTCTCCTTGGAATGAAGAGATTGCTTTTAACCGGCTATTGGGACATGATTCATCCTGCAGGGTTGACTTTCCTGGTTGCAGTTATAATTGGCGCAATATTTTTCCGCCGTGCATTCTGCTCCTGGATCTGTCCTTTTGGCTCATTATCGCATTTTCTTGAATGGGCTCATCATAGGCTGGTCAATCTACCATTACATTGGAACATTCCAAGATGGCTCAAAATAACTGCGCTCGGAATCAAATACATCCTCCTGATCCTAATTCTTTGGATAATGGTCTTTACAATGCCTCTTTCAAGCATTGAGTGGTTTTTGTTTCTACCTTACAACCTGGCTGCTGACGCAAACATGCTCATATTCATTAGCCACATTTCAATCATTGTCATGATTGTCATTGCTGGATTAATTGTCTTTACAATCATAGTAAAAAACGGCTGGTGTAGATTTCTTTGCCCATACGGGGCCCTCTTGTCGGTTTTAGGATTGTTGTCACCACTAAGAATAACCAGAAATGATGTCTCATGCCAGCACTGTATGTGTTGCAATCTGTCTTGTGGGGTAGGCATACAAGTAGAGGATAAGCACATAATACATTCTCCAGAATGTACTATGTGTTTATCTTGTGTCTCGGCATGTCCCACCGAGAACACTTTGGTGGTTCGCACCTTGTGGGGTACTCGTGCCGGCAACTGGCTTATTCCCTTAGGAATAGTGGGGATAATTTTTGTTGCCTATGCTATCGCAATATGGACCGGCCACTGGAATTCGGTATTGACTCTTGATGATTTCAGGAATGCCTATCAAATGGGAGTGAGACACAAGTGA
- a CDS encoding DUF521 domain-containing protein, producing the protein MYLTPEEEKLMNGESGPAYQKAIEILAALGDIYGADRLIPIKSAQIAGVSYKTIGDAGLEWISGLKGKVVVPSILNPAGMDLECWREMGISEDFANKQQEIIKAYEALGVRTECSCTPYNIYDDLASFGDHVAWSESSAISYANSVIGARTNREGGPGALSAALIGKTPNYGFHLDENRRPVILIEVEPELYDSDYGALGYIVGEMIGDKVPVFDLNTIPTKDELRSLGAAMAASGSVALYHVRGVTMESGKYELPREKITIEEQQIKEVYKTGEPDLIAFGCPHSSVKELEKLAQLLGGKKVKKEVWVCTSRALKNKHPELIKRIEKSGAKVFCDTCMVVSPASEKFKCMMVNSGKAHKYVPNLCGVNSVLARTEDCIRVAVNG; encoded by the coding sequence ATGTACCTCACCCCTGAAGAAGAAAAGCTCATGAACGGAGAGAGCGGCCCCGCATACCAGAAAGCCATCGAGATTCTCGCTGCCCTTGGGGACATATACGGCGCGGACAGGCTGATCCCCATAAAGAGCGCGCAGATCGCAGGTGTTTCGTATAAGACGATAGGCGATGCCGGTCTTGAATGGATATCCGGCCTGAAAGGAAAAGTGGTTGTGCCATCGATCCTCAATCCCGCAGGCATGGACCTGGAATGCTGGAGGGAAATGGGAATAAGCGAGGATTTTGCGAATAAGCAGCAGGAAATAATCAAAGCCTATGAGGCGCTCGGCGTCAGGACAGAATGCTCCTGCACCCCGTATAATATCTATGATGATCTTGCAAGCTTTGGCGACCATGTGGCATGGAGCGAGTCCTCGGCTATTTCTTACGCCAACTCCGTGATCGGCGCGCGCACGAACAGGGAAGGCGGGCCAGGCGCCCTCTCGGCTGCACTTATCGGGAAAACGCCGAATTACGGTTTCCACCTGGATGAGAACAGGCGCCCGGTCATCCTCATCGAAGTGGAGCCAGAGCTTTATGATTCTGATTATGGGGCGCTGGGATACATTGTTGGTGAGATGATCGGCGATAAAGTCCCGGTTTTTGATCTCAATACCATCCCGACAAAAGATGAACTCAGGTCCCTGGGGGCTGCGATGGCGGCTTCAGGTTCTGTTGCGCTGTATCACGTTCGCGGGGTTACGATGGAATCAGGCAAATACGAATTACCTCGCGAAAAAATAACAATTGAAGAGCAACAGATAAAAGAAGTTTATAAAACAGGCGAGCCCGACCTCATAGCTTTCGGATGTCCTCACAGCAGTGTTAAGGAACTTGAAAAACTGGCCCAGCTCCTTGGTGGGAAAAAAGTGAAAAAGGAAGTCTGGGTTTGCACATCGCGCGCCTTAAAGAATAAGCACCCTGAATTGATAAAAAGGATCGAAAAAAGCGGAGCTAAGGTTTTTTGTGATACCTGTATGGTGGTATCCCCGGCAAGTGAGAAGTTCAAATGCATGATGGTGAATTCAGGTAAGGCGCATAAGTATGTGCCAAACCTTTGCGGGGTTAACAGTGTACTGGCAAGGACGGAAGATTGTATCAGGGTAGCTGTGAATGGATAA
- a CDS encoding multidrug ABC transporter permease gives MMTLDRAVQTVYTMWLREMLRFSRSKSRIIGALATPLFFLIILGTGFSSAFQVKGGGTFDKSYLAPGLIGMSVLFASLMGGVSIIWDREFGFLKEILIAPVSRFFVSLGKAIGGVTTAMIQGILIMIIAWLIGIHFRSFWGVLAGIAVMFISGIGFIGLGIAIASKIESHEGFQMVMSFLTMPLVLLSGAFFPISNLPAWLKILVYLNPLTYGVEALRYFLLGNSIIPVWQSIIVLVIFSIAMIALGGKLFGKMRA, from the coding sequence ATGATGACGTTAGACCGGGCGGTTCAGACTGTTTATACAATGTGGCTGCGCGAGATGTTACGGTTCTCACGCTCAAAATCACGTATAATAGGGGCGCTTGCGACACCTCTTTTTTTCCTCATAATACTTGGCACGGGTTTCAGTTCAGCTTTCCAGGTAAAAGGAGGCGGAACTTTCGATAAGAGCTACCTGGCTCCGGGTCTTATCGGAATGTCCGTACTTTTTGCTTCACTGATGGGGGGCGTATCCATTATCTGGGATCGTGAATTTGGATTTCTTAAGGAAATACTGATCGCCCCTGTAAGCCGCTTTTTTGTCTCATTAGGGAAAGCCATAGGCGGTGTTACAACAGCAATGATACAGGGAATATTGATAATGATTATTGCATGGCTTATCGGGATTCATTTTAGATCATTCTGGGGAGTCCTGGCAGGTATTGCGGTCATGTTCATTTCGGGGATAGGCTTTATAGGGCTGGGAATAGCGATCGCTTCTAAGATCGAAAGCCATGAAGGTTTCCAGATGGTGATGAGTTTTCTCACAATGCCTCTTGTTTTACTGAGCGGGGCATTTTTCCCGATTTCGAACCTTCCTGCCTGGCTAAAGATCCTTGTATACCTGAATCCCCTTACCTATGGTGTTGAAGCCCTGCGCTATTTCCTTCTTGGCAATTCCATAATTCCTGTATGGCAAAGCATCATAGTACTTGTAATATTCTCTATCGCTATGATAGCGCTGGGCGGGAAACTGTTCGGGAAAATGAGGGCCTGA
- a CDS encoding UbiX family flavin prenyltransferase, translating into MKNEIIIGMSGASGIQYGIRILEALKKMKGFETHLVISESAKQLIKIETDYSVKDVENLGDNVYDDHDFTAPIASGSHRSKGMIIAPSSMKTLASIASGMSDTLISRAADCCLKEKRPLIIMARETPLNLIHIENMKKAMEAGACILPACPAFYPRPGTIDDIIDFMAGRALDLLDIEHNLYKRWRE; encoded by the coding sequence ATGAAAAATGAGATAATAATAGGCATGAGTGGCGCCTCAGGTATCCAGTACGGAATACGCATACTTGAAGCCTTAAAAAAAATGAAAGGTTTTGAAACTCATCTGGTAATTTCCGAATCCGCAAAGCAACTTATAAAAATTGAGACCGATTATTCGGTCAAAGATGTGGAAAACCTGGGTGATAACGTTTATGACGATCATGATTTCACAGCCCCGATAGCAAGCGGATCACACAGGTCAAAGGGAATGATAATTGCGCCATCCAGCATGAAAACCCTTGCATCCATTGCCAGCGGGATGTCTGATACATTAATATCCAGGGCTGCCGACTGCTGCCTGAAAGAAAAACGCCCATTGATAATCATGGCCAGGGAAACGCCTCTGAACCTGATTCATATTGAAAATATGAAAAAAGCAATGGAAGCCGGAGCTTGCATCCTTCCTGCATGCCCGGCCTTCTATCCCAGGCCCGGGACCATTGATGATATTATTGATTTTATGGCAGGACGCGCCCTGGACTTACTTGATATTGAGCATAATTTATACAAGCGGTGGCGGGAATGA
- a CDS encoding DJ-1/PfpI family protein, which translates to MLKPIDQTLKVATLVCPGVFLPDVVDANAAFSMSPNVETHLVWKTLEPFNGMPNWPMAATTTYDECPDVDVLIVGAIPPEVIVDPEVIAFFKQKAKHAAAIIGICYGVLVLGTAGLLEGRRATTNFQLGESLKDFGAVPVSGGRVVVDGNLYTAGPVHGCFEAALIALAALRGEDIAKMIELTLEYNPHPPFKVGSPELAGPDLMKKSLDSFQEITNIYLETARTAYQINRTGADVLRLS; encoded by the coding sequence ATGCTGAAACCTATTGATCAGACACTAAAGGTTGCTACACTCGTTTGTCCCGGTGTATTTTTACCGGACGTTGTGGATGCAAATGCAGCGTTTAGCATGTCACCAAATGTCGAAACCCACCTCGTCTGGAAAACTCTTGAGCCTTTCAACGGGATGCCAAACTGGCCTATGGCTGCAACGACCACCTATGACGAATGCCCTGATGTTGACGTGCTGATTGTCGGTGCGATACCACCAGAAGTTATTGTCGATCCTGAAGTCATTGCCTTCTTCAAACAAAAGGCTAAACATGCTGCTGCTATCATCGGTATTTGTTACGGGGTTCTGGTGCTTGGTACGGCTGGCCTTCTGGAAGGTCGGCGTGCCACAACGAATTTTCAGTTGGGTGAATCATTGAAGGATTTTGGGGCCGTACCTGTTTCGGGCGGACGGGTTGTTGTCGATGGTAATTTATATACTGCGGGCCCGGTACACGGTTGTTTTGAGGCAGCACTTATCGCTCTTGCTGCACTGCGTGGTGAGGATATTGCCAAAATGATTGAGCTAACTTTGGAATACAATCCTCATCCGCCATTCAAGGTGGGGAGCCCTGAACTTGCGGGTCCGGATCTTATGAAGAAATCGCTGGATTCTTTCCAGGAAATAACCAACATCTACCTAGAGACAGCACGCACCGCCTACCAGATAAACCGCACTGGAGCCGACGTTTTAAGGTTATCTTGA
- a CDS encoding winged helix-turn-helix transcriptional regulator, protein MMDIDELTRWVLSVDRRVLVIKEIQENELIKTSQIAEKTGRSLQNISHAVRELEDYGLIECLTPEKHTWKRYILTEKGVQIFEKFKRKHLFN, encoded by the coding sequence ATGATGGATATAGACGAACTGACAAGATGGGTATTGAGTGTAGATAGAAGAGTACTGGTAATTAAGGAAATCCAGGAAAATGAACTGATAAAAACATCCCAGATTGCCGAAAAGACAGGTAGATCATTGCAGAATATAAGTCATGCTGTTCGGGAACTTGAAGATTATGGGTTGATAGAATGCCTCACTCCTGAAAAGCATACTTGGAAGAGGTATATTTTGACAGAGAAAGGAGTTCAGATATTCGAAAAATTCAAGAGAAAACATCTTTTTAATTAA
- a CDS encoding ATP-binding cassette domain-containing protein has translation MLYAIETSGITKRFDEMIAVNKITISVKPGELFGLLGPNGAGKTTLISMLSTMIEPSGGSALVWGHDVMKDADSVRQNIGVVFQDTTLDDRLTGRENLDLHGRLYGLDGIKRKERIKEVLSLVELTERADAIVKTYSGGMMRRLEIARGLMHHPHVLFLDEPTLGLDPQTRMHIWDYIKKLNKEEGVTILLTTHYMEEADKLCDRIAIIDNGRIVALDTPQDLKNSLGGDVITLGLGNPGDVDRLCSSYQKDGCAITITRKQNEVFITVSNGERQIPHILSLASHAGIPIISVSLRKPTLDDVFIHYTGQAIRDKEVSLMEEVGYKMRSRRR, from the coding sequence ATGCTCTACGCCATTGAAACCTCAGGAATAACAAAGCGCTTTGATGAGATGATCGCAGTAAATAAGATCACCATCTCTGTAAAACCCGGGGAATTGTTCGGGCTGCTCGGTCCGAACGGTGCAGGAAAAACGACATTGATAAGCATGCTTTCAACGATGATAGAACCCTCAGGAGGAAGCGCTCTTGTCTGGGGTCATGATGTAATGAAAGATGCTGATTCTGTGCGGCAGAATATCGGCGTGGTTTTCCAGGATACAACTCTTGATGACAGGCTTACGGGCAGGGAGAACCTTGATCTTCACGGAAGGCTCTATGGGCTTGATGGAATAAAGAGAAAAGAGCGCATCAAGGAAGTGCTATCTCTTGTTGAGCTTACGGAAAGGGCTGATGCCATTGTCAAAACTTATTCAGGAGGGATGATGAGGCGCCTTGAGATCGCACGCGGGCTCATGCATCATCCCCATGTCCTGTTCCTTGATGAACCCACGCTCGGGCTTGATCCGCAGACGCGTATGCATATCTGGGACTACATAAAAAAATTAAATAAAGAAGAAGGAGTAACCATATTGCTTACCACACATTATATGGAAGAAGCTGACAAATTGTGTGACCGGATAGCAATAATCGACAATGGCCGGATCGTTGCTCTTGATACTCCGCAGGATCTTAAAAATTCACTCGGCGGGGATGTAATAACACTGGGGCTTGGAAATCCCGGTGATGTCGATAGGTTATGCAGTTCTTACCAGAAAGACGGATGCGCCATTACAATTACCCGGAAACAAAACGAGGTTTTTATTACGGTCAGTAATGGCGAACGCCAGATCCCCCATATCCTTTCGCTTGCTTCACACGCAGGAATTCCTATAATTTCAGTGAGCCTCAGGAAACCCACGCTTGATGATGTATTTATACACTATACCGGCCAGGCAATAAGGGATAAGGAAGTAAGCCTGATGGAAGAAGTAGGGTACAAAATGCGATCAAGGAGGAGATGA
- a CDS encoding 2-phospho-L-lactate transferase, translated as MILLSGGTGTPKLLQGIRKIIPDEEITVIVNTAEDIMVSGSLVSPDVDTILYLFSGALDTSKWWGIRNDTFHTNNALRKMGISEKLMIGDADRATCIFREVLMQKGASLTEATLSLSAALGIKAKILPMCNEKVDTMIKTPEGILHFQDFWVGSRGTPEVLDVDITGIRKAMPTKEVLDALELEKNVIIGPSNPITSIGPILALKGIREILMTKNVIAVSPIIGDSPVSGPAGKLMGAKGYPVSSNGVARYYGDILDIMVIDDKDTAKEPDSGMKTVRFDTIMTSVEKSELLARNILKLFQDI; from the coding sequence ATGATCCTCCTGTCTGGCGGAACAGGTACGCCCAAACTCCTTCAGGGCATAAGGAAGATCATTCCTGATGAGGAAATCACTGTAATTGTGAACACGGCAGAAGATATAATGGTCTCAGGAAGCCTTGTTTCACCCGATGTGGATACGATCCTGTATCTTTTTTCGGGAGCGCTTGATACCTCAAAGTGGTGGGGTATCAGGAATGACACTTTTCATACGAATAATGCATTAAGAAAAATGGGCATCAGTGAAAAACTCATGATCGGGGATGCTGACCGCGCCACCTGTATTTTCCGGGAGGTGCTTATGCAAAAAGGTGCTTCTTTAACAGAAGCTACACTTTCGCTGTCTGCCGCGCTTGGGATAAAAGCAAAGATACTGCCCATGTGTAATGAAAAAGTGGACACAATGATAAAAACGCCGGAAGGTATCCTGCATTTCCAGGATTTCTGGGTCGGCTCCCGTGGAACTCCGGAGGTTCTTGATGTTGATATTACGGGGATCAGGAAGGCCATGCCTACAAAAGAAGTACTGGATGCCCTGGAACTTGAGAAAAATGTAATTATCGGACCCAGCAATCCCATAACAAGCATAGGACCGATACTTGCCCTGAAAGGGATCAGGGAAATTTTAATGACAAAGAACGTTATAGCTGTAAGCCCTATAATAGGGGATTCCCCGGTTAGCGGTCCTGCCGGGAAATTGATGGGTGCAAAAGGGTATCCTGTATCATCAAACGGAGTTGCCCGGTATTATGGGGATATTCTTGATATTATGGTTATTGACGATAAGGATACTGCAAAAGAACCGGATTCTGGCATGAAAACAGTAAGGTTTGATACAATAATGACATCAGTTGAAAAAAGTGAATTGCTGGCAAGGAATATACTTAAATTATTTCAGGATATTTGA
- a CDS encoding signal recognition particle protein, whose amino-acid sequence MVLDKLGGSLQDALKKLVGAGRIDEKLVDDVVRDIQRAMLQADVNVKHVMALSQKIKQRSLKEEPPSGMNPREHVIRIVYQELINILGKSANIKLAPQTIMMVGLQGSGKTTTTAKLARYFQRKGLKAAVICADNFRLGAYDQLKTLCERSGVFFYGEKDVKDAVGIVQRGLKAIEKFDVKIIDTAGRHALETDLIKEMENIHQAAKPDHRFLVLDAAMGQLASDQAKAFNSSIGITGVIITKLDGTAKGGGALSAVSDTDSSIAFLGVGETPDDLERFEADRFISRLLGMGDLKSLLEKAEETLKAEDFDMESMLSGKFTLKDMYKQMEAVNKMGPLKQVMSMIPLGKLGMKVSDDMFTVTQEKMKKYKYIMDSMTDKELEDPKHINSPRITRIARGSGTKYDEVRELLKYHKMMQKTMKGMSGGGKFNMQKMMKKFGM is encoded by the coding sequence ATGGTACTTGATAAACTTGGGGGCTCGCTTCAGGATGCCCTTAAAAAATTAGTCGGTGCAGGCCGGATCGATGAAAAGTTAGTGGACGATGTAGTCAGGGATATCCAGCGCGCCATGCTGCAGGCGGATGTGAACGTAAAGCATGTGATGGCGCTGTCCCAGAAAATAAAACAGCGCTCACTCAAGGAAGAACCGCCAAGCGGTATGAATCCGAGAGAGCATGTAATACGCATCGTTTACCAGGAATTGATAAATATCCTTGGAAAAAGCGCAAATATCAAACTTGCGCCACAGACAATAATGATGGTGGGGCTCCAGGGAAGCGGAAAAACCACAACGACTGCTAAACTTGCCCGCTATTTCCAGAGAAAAGGATTGAAAGCTGCTGTCATATGCGCAGATAATTTCAGGCTTGGAGCTTATGACCAGTTAAAGACTTTGTGTGAAAGGAGCGGCGTTTTTTTCTATGGGGAAAAAGATGTGAAAGATGCTGTTGGTATCGTACAGCGCGGCCTCAAAGCAATTGAAAAATTCGATGTCAAGATAATAGATACTGCGGGAAGGCATGCCCTTGAAACAGATCTTATCAAGGAAATGGAGAATATTCACCAGGCTGCAAAACCGGATCACAGGTTCCTTGTTCTTGATGCGGCTATGGGTCAGCTTGCAAGCGACCAGGCAAAAGCTTTCAATTCATCTATAGGGATAACCGGTGTTATTATAACAAAGCTTGACGGGACAGCCAAAGGCGGAGGCGCTTTATCCGCTGTTTCCGATACCGATTCATCTATTGCTTTTCTCGGGGTTGGCGAAACTCCCGATGACCTAGAGAGGTTCGAAGCCGACCGGTTCATTTCACGCCTCCTTGGAATGGGGGATCTCAAATCCCTGCTTGAAAAAGCCGAGGAGACTCTCAAAGCAGAAGATTTTGATATGGAATCAATGCTCAGCGGGAAATTCACTCTTAAAGATATGTACAAACAGATGGAAGCAGTGAACAAAATGGGACCTCTTAAACAGGTCATGTCAATGATACCTCTGGGGAAACTTGGAATGAAGGTCTCGGATGATATGTTCACCGTTACCCAGGAAAAAATGAAGAAATACAAGTATATCATGGATTCCATGACCGACAAAGAGCTTGAAGACCCGAAACACATAAACAGCCCAAGGATCACACGGATAGCTCGGGGATCGGGGACGAAATATGATGAGGTAAGGGAACTTCTGAAATACCACAAAATGATGCAAAAGACCATGAAAGGTATGAGTGGCGGCGGAAAGTTCAATATGCAGAAAATGATGAAGAAATTTGGAATGTGA